A window of Phragmites australis chromosome 15, lpPhrAust1.1, whole genome shotgun sequence genomic DNA:
CCCCGCCACCACCGACATGGCCGCGATCAGCGGGTAAACCTGCAGCACACGAAAGTTAAAGCACGCACGATCGAGGAGCTGCTACGTGCACTACGAGCAACGACATCGAGAAGCTAGAATCAGATGCGTACATCCGGCTTCAACCAACGGCCCATGCCGATCGAGTAGCCGCCTCAGGCTCAgccctctcttccgcctggcccTGTGTGTTTGGGACGACGGAAACACCGAGAGTCTCTGCCTGCGCGCTGCTTTTCTTCGTGTGCCGTCGATCGATCGGCGCCATGCAGATGTGCCGGCGTGCGTATATATGCAGGCCGTGAAGGCATGGACAGCGACTTGCTGCGAGATGTGGAGGTGCCGGCCGATATGGTTTCCTGTGGGCGAGCTGGGTTTTCAGCGCAGCGCAGGCTGCTGGTGCCCAGGACGAAACCATGAGCTGCCCGCTGTTTCGCGGCGTTGGTCGTCAAGGTATCGGTTCGTGCTCCGGCTGGTTCATGTCAACCTGCTTTTCTTTTCGCCCGACCGTTGAGCCGGCCCGGTCATCTCTGCAACACCAACGATCTATCTATCGTTCCAGGTCAGCGCGTCCCTGTCACGGGAGATTGCGTCATCGTGTCTCTCGTAGAGTCTGTCAAACGTCGATGCACGTGTAGTGCAGATAACATGTAGTACTCGTCACAGCAAGGTGGTTCTTTTTGGACGTTAGTTGCCGACTGGTTCTAGAGACCGGGCTTTCTTTGGTTTTCTGAATCTGTGGGAGTAAATCTGGTTTTCTGCTATATCTCCTGATACGGCATATACAAGCAGAAGTATTTGTTAGACTATCTTCaactattttgtttttattttattttctgtttctattttttttattttctcttatctttaacagttttttttttcaaatggattcgtaaagagaaagaaaagagaatccTGTCCAGgaggaaataattttaaaaatctctTTGTAAAGAAAACCGTAAAGTAAAACCGTTAAAACGCTGAAACGAACGAAAATCTCTTTTCAAAAGGATTCTAAGTCAAGAATCCATTAAGCATGATCTTATGAGTTATGGATATGTACAATGACAAAGGTAGTTGAAACAGGTGAGAGGACTcacccacctctctctctctcttcttattccttcttttctctttttttcattttctcatcataataataataaaaattactGAGAAACTCATAGCGGCTTTCATTAACTGTGAAGCATAGGGAGTACGACCCAGCAACTTGCCACGCTGGGAATTGGGATGATCCACCACGGCGCTGGCGATGCCTGATGCGATACGTGACAGCACGGTTACACGAGGAAAATTGATGAGCATCGACACGTTTTCTGAAcaaaagggaaaacaaaagTGATCTTGTACAGGTGTGTCTGACAGACGTATGAGTGACAGCCTGAAAGGATAAATTGGATGTGCACGACAAGACGCTTCAAATAACTCGAAGTTGCTTGTGTTCAAGCGCGATACCATGGGCAATCGTTTCGGTTTCAGGTTTCTCCGTAGAATTACGTAAGAGTATTGTATTATTACAAGTTCTTTTTTTAAGGAACCGGGTAGGCTTTCATTCATATAACATTCAAATTACATACCACCGATTACAAAGTTTGAATATCTGATTCATTCTCATGAAACCACCATACAATACATCGCCTCGCGGACGGTGAATAGAGAAACACATTAAAGATGAAGCTGAAAGCTGTTCCCTCCGACACcaagaaaattacataaaatattattataagtTTTTATTGAGTTACTGATTTGTGAATACGCGACAAGAAAATTCTGATCCAATTTAAGCCCATGTAAACTCTTTTATGGAGTAGCCTTTGTCCGGCCCAAAACACGAGGCTTCGGTGGGCTGAATTGAGCCCAAAACCCtcaaatttgtttttttcttattgcacaaataattatttgatttAAATAGCTTCTACactataaattttttatgattattttgagtattttaaaattttgagaacattgaaataaaatattttttgattgtTAAACATGTCATACATTGAAAGGACGTATGTTCTTCTAACCAGCGACATAAGCTAGATCTGTATTTTTCCCAAATGTACACATATATctgtattttttattaaaaacataaaaataaaaaatcctggCCGCCTTGCCGGCGCCGCCACAACACAAATATCTCCACCGCCCCTCTCTCTCCGTCTCCCTAAAAAAATGAGACAGTTCCCACCTCCACCACGTCCGATCGGTAACCTCACAAGCTAACAGTCAATGATACTTGACCCCATGCTTTAGTGGGACCCAGCTGCATCGAGAGCACTAGACAAAGAACAAGACGAGGGCACGAAAGGCTCGGTGAGCCAAAGCAACCACGCTTCCGCGCTTTGACGGCGCACCTCGTCTCCCCATTTTCACGCCACAGCCCGAGCTGCGTGCTAGGGTTTCCTCTcccgccgcccccccccccccccggaggaagaggaggactagtagcaggaggaggaggagatggggacGCCGGAGACGTCGCGGGAGCCGTGCCCGGACCGCATCCTGGACGACGTGGGCGGCGCGTTCGGGATGGGGGCCGTGGGCGGCTCCGTCTACCACTTCCTCAAGGGCACCTACAACTCCCCCAACGGGATGCGCCTGTCCGGCGGCGCGCAGGCCGTGCGCATGAACGCGCCGCGCGTCGGTGGGAGCTTCGCCGTCTGGGGCGGCCTCTTCTCCACCTTCGACTGCGCCATGGTCTACGCGCGCCAGAAGGAGGACCCATGGAACTCCATCATCGCCGGCGCCGCCACGGGCGGGTTCCTATCCATGCGCCAGGGCGCAGGCGCCGCCGGAAGGTCGGCGCTCATGGGCGGCATCCTCCTCGCGCTCATCGAGGGCGCCGGGCTCATGCTCAACCGCGTCCTCGCCAACCCGCAGAACCTCCTGCCGCTCCCCGCCGACGACCCCACCCtggccgccgccatggccggcggcgctggcggaTACCCGGGCATGCCGCAGGTGCCGGTGGTGGCACCTCCTGAGGCCGCGAGCTCGACCGGTGCGGGCGGGTGGTTCGGGGGGCTCTTCggcaagaaggaggaggagatgaagcCGACCGCGGGAGGGGGCAAGTCGGATATCTTGGAGAGCTTCGACACGCCCAGTGCCCCGATACCGTCGTTCGAGTACAAGTGAGGAAAAGGTGCGATTTTTATTCGATTTACTTACTTACTCTTCAGCGTGTTTGTCTCGGACTTAGAAAAGGTGCGATTTTTATTCGATTTGCTTACTTGCTCTTCAGTATGTGTTTTCTTCAGACTTATAAAAGGTGCGATCTTTGCATTCGATTCGGAGCCTGTTTGTTGTTTCCTCTGTTTTTGATTGATGCGTCGGGGATTAGGACTGGTGTTCTTGCCGCGCAAGTTAGAGAGCACTTGGATTCCGCAGCTGATTCGTTTCTTGTGTTACATGTCGCCAGATTTAGTCCGTACCGTATCCAACTAGAAGCGTTCTTAGCTTCCTCTTAGAGTACACAATTGGTTGGTCGCCCTTATATATCTGCTCCGGTGGTGCCTGGATCTGTAGCACCGAAACCCAGAGAAATTTTCTCATTTGCGATCCTCCTCTGAGTTCTAGTAAGCATCAGAGCTTCAGATAGGGTCACGCAGCTACTACTATGGGGTCTCTTACGGAGAGGGAGCCGTGTCCAGACTGCATCCTCGGTGATGTGGGTATGGCGTTTGCCATAGGTGCTGTCAGAGGCTCTGCTTTCCACTTCATCAAGGGTCTCTGCAACTCGCCCAATGGCACGCCATTTGCCGGTGGTATGGAGGCTATGCACATGAATGTGCCACGTGTTGGTGGCAGCTTAGCTGTTTGGGCCGGCCTGTTCTGTGCCTGTGATTGTGCGCTCGTGTATATGCGTCAGAAAGAGGATCCATGGAATTGCATCCTTTCTGGTGCAGCCACTGGTGGCATCCTTTCTGTGTGTTAGGGCTTTTGCTCAGTTGTTCGGTCATCGGTGCAAGGTGCTGTTCTCCTTGCCCTCATTAATGGGGCAAGGATCATGATGCATGGCCCTCAGCCTAATACTATATCAATGCCTGTCGACGACCCAGTTATCGCCCCTGTGGAAACATCTTCTGGCGGTGGGTGGTTTAGTGGATTATTCGGGAAGAGGAAGGTGGAAGAGAGAATCACAAATAGCTGCAGCAAGACTGATACTTTAGATACTTTTGATGTGCCCAGCGTGCCAACGCCTCGTTTGAGTATAAGTAGAGGCATGGATGGACATGGGGTTTTCTCAGCTGCCGAGGTTAATTGCTCTTTTGTCGATGTACCTTTGTTaaagtgtacatgaacttacATTGGATCGTCTTTTTAGCTACTTAATCTAGTACCAAAATTAGGGACAGTGTCAAGGAAGGTAGAAGGAGGGAAGACAGAAGGAGAACAGTTTCTTTCTATATGGATTGCGATAGATGTTTATTTGAAGATGTAAAGGAACAAAGGTCCAGATTTCACTTATTTGACGTTTTTTCTGGGGTTAGAGTTGGACAAATTGTTAGATAATGTGTTCGTTGGGATGTCATTTTGGGCACTAGCTTGTTCATTTGTAGTACTTCCTTTAGTTAGAGCTGTGTTGATGTTTTAAGTAGTTCTTATATGTGACGACTCACTGACTCAAATGGCTGAATGGATTGGTAGATACCAGCTTAGGGGAGCTGGTTAGTTGCACGAGGTTTGTCTTATAGTCTACAAAATCTGCAACATTTGCTACACTGCTTTGTGTGATCACGAATAACTTCCATTAGTTGTGTAAGCTAGAAAGATAGGTAGGGCATGTTTTGCTGATCAATTACTTCATCCTAAAATTATTTGTGTGATTGCTCTCTCTCATGAGTCAGATTGCAAATGAGGATTCGTAAATTTATGACTATGAATCTGTTCAAGAATAGGCAGCCTAATTTCctaaagagaagaaagaaaaagttggGGCAGCTCTTGTGTATGAGTTATGACTCAGCAAGTTGTATAGAACCATTTGAAATAAAACAAGGATAACTGAGTAAATGATAGCTCTCAATAAACCTTACAACTTGTCGAGTCAGCACCTCGTTTTTTGAAAGATCCAACATTTTTTAACTAACAatgtaaatttgtttttttctttgcaaattTCAATCCCTGGTGACATAATAAACAGTTTTAAGCTCCTGTTGATAACTTAATATGCTATCCAAGGAAGCTACCGAAATTTTAAATTGGATGTTGTGCTTGAAGCTAGATTGAGATTTTCTTTCAGTAGATGTGCCGCTGAGACAATTAAACCAATTGCTGTTCTTTTATTAGAATTGCTGTAACTTGTTGAGTCATAACTCATGAGTGGTAGGTATGGAAGTTAGAATTCCAAGGCCCTGAATCACCTATTATATGGCTGGATTCTCGCTGAGATTTTGAAACTAGCAGAAGATTTGTGGTATTTCCGTTAGACCAGATCGAGTATATGGTTTGTTTCTGCTTGCCCGTTTGATTTGATGCAAACTTTATGTTGTGCATTTGATGCTCATCAGGTGTATGCATCACTGAAGATGTTGAGAGGACGTGACTTGTGGTCGCAAACGTTAGATTTTGTTGTATACTTTTATCAGTCTATCATTCTTTTCGTTTCTGTTAAAAAAAGTTTATCTTGTTTCCCGTACTTGGGTCTGTTAACCAACATGATCCAGAGTTCATGGCTGGCTGGAGTTCATGAACTAGTGTGCTAATTTTTGTCTACTTCGCAGGTTGGCTGATGGCACTGTTGCTTAGCTGGACTTGACATGTGTTAGTCTGGAATTGGGAAAGCAAATTAGCGATACAATAACGGACTGGACAAGAGATGGAAATGGAAGACTTGTTCGATAAACTTATTCATGCGCTGCTCTTGTACGGCTCTATCTATGCACCCCCTTGTGTATGTATAAGCCTTTTTAACGTGGGAAGCTGGCAGGTCTTGCAAACTgttgtagcagcagcagcagcagaagctgTAGTGCCTATAGCATTCGTGTTGTGCAATGTAATGCACTTGAGAGAGCCATATCCTATGCCTCAGGTAGTCAGGTTGGAACCTAAAATGATAATTTTGAGTTGAGTCGTTTCACATTCACAGCATCCTGTCTTTCCAGATATCCTTTGTTTTGTGAGTAGTTCTTTGGTTGCAAAGCCCTTGCTTACGATTTGTCGTGCTGTTAAGTTTTTGCCATCTGCGAATGGCTCACACGATGTACCTGTGATGCACGGGATTGTGAACTGCTACTCTTGGTGGCTGGTTGGTACTGCGACGAGGTCGGTAAACTGCCGATCGTGGCGTGTAAGCTAAAACGATTCGACTCCCCTAAACTGGCAGTATAGATTGAGCGACCTGCGCTTCAGGATTCTTCCAAGACGAACACAGGGCACATGCAACCAGATTTCATCGTTCTTTGCTTTGAACAGAGACATGAGACGGACATGATCTTGTGCAGAGAAAACAGGATCAGAAATTGTCGTTGTGATGCCATGAAAACGCCCAATCCACGACCCCTGGAATTAGCAGATAGAACGTCGTCAGCAAAGAACACGAAATCTCCCAACTCATGTATCAAGCGATCAATCAAGCTGGTCCATGCAGAAACACGCACATGATCACACGTGCCGCTCCGTTCAATATTAAAATCTGACATGTATGCCAGATCCAGTGGTGGCACACGTGCCGGCGATCACGAGAAGCTGAACGGCGGCAGCCCGCAGCCGCGCACCTCACGCGATCAAAGGCATCTCAGGTGTTTAGCCGTCGCGATCAGCGACCTGAGCGCGGCAGTTAGGATGGCCATTGCACTCCCCCCATTTCCCTCCTGCTCCCACTACTCCGAGCGCGCGATGATCACCAACCACGTTGCTTCGGCAGGGAGAAATTACGCCGCAAGCAACCCGAAACCCAACCATGAGCGAGCCACCGGTAgaaagaagcagtagcagggcACGTCTCGCTGGCTGCGCGCGTACGCGTCGTGCGCCACAGCGGTCGGTCGATGAGTTGCCGTGAAGGAACCCAACCAATGGCGAGGTTGGTGGCGCTTTGCCATCGCGGCCGGCGCCGCCGTTGGCTAGCAGGCAAGCTTCTTGCTGAACCCGTCGTCATCGCGCTTCCTTTGCGTTAAAGACCCCTGCGGCTGCTCACCCAGCTCACGTCTCGGTGTAGCTGTGTCGTTCTTGCACGCCGTTGAGGCTCGCAGCAATGGAGCTTCGCTGCTCCGTGCTGGTCCTGGCCCTCGCCGCCACTCTCTCGGTCGCAGGTCAGTTTCTGGTCTCCTCTGTTCTTCTGCGTTGCTCTCGTGCTGTTTGTCGAAACGGGCTGCTGATCCGCGTGGTGTCAATCGGTTCTTGTCAGCGGCTTACGACCCGTTGGACCCGAAcgggaacattaccatcaaatGGGACATCATGTCGTGGACACCTGATGGATATGTCGTGAGTACTCTCTTGCATTTGTCACATCTTCTCTTGGTGTCCATGCTTCTTAATCATGCTAAAATCAGACACCATCGATTGATTACTGAAGTTCAAGAACGTCTGGAGATCGACTTGCAGACCTGACAAAATGAATGTTACATGCATGGATCGATGCAGGCGGTGGTGACGATCAACAACTTCCAGATGTACCGGCACATCATGGCGCCGGGGTGGACGGTGGGCTGGACGTGGACGAAGAGGGAGGTGATCTGGTCCATGGTGGGCGCGCAGGCGACGGAACAGGGCGACTGCTCCCGCTTCAAGGGCAACATCCCCCACTGCTGCAAGCGGACCCCCGCTGTCGTCGACCTGCTCCCCGGCGTGCCATACAACCAGCAGATCGCCAACTGCTGCCGGGGCGGCGTCATCGGGGCCTACGGCCAggaccccgccgccgccgtcgccgcgttCCAGGTCAGCGTCGGCCAGGCCGGCAACACCAACCGCACCGTCAAGGTGCCCAAGAACTTCACGCTGCTCGGACCTGGACCAGGGTACACCTGCGGTCCCGCCAAGATCGTCCCGTCCACCGTCTTCCTCACCCCCGACCGCCGCCGCAAGACCCAAGCTCTCAGTAAGTTGTAGTGTTCTACACTAGTAGCGTGCATGACCATGCATTCGCAATTGCAGCCACAGATCATCACATGACTCATGGAGCGTGCGACGCATGCTTGCAGTGACATGGAACGTGACGTGCACCTACTCGCAGCACCTGGCGTCCAAGTACCCGTCGTGCTGcgtctccttctcctccttctacaacGACACCATCGTGCCCTGCGCCAAGTGCGCGTGCGGCTGCGACCACAAGAGCTGCGTCCAGTACGTCTCGTCTCCTGCGGCGCAAcctgccggccggccggccggcgtgCGATCGAACTGACGATGTGCGTGTGCATGCAGGGGCGACTCGAAGCGGCTGTCGGTGACGGGGAAGCACGAGCACGCCCacgcgatggcggcggcgcgtGGGCACAGGGACAGGGAGGCGCCTCTGCTGCAGTGCACGACGCACATGTGCCCCGTGCGCGTGCACTGGCACatcaagctcaactacaagGAGTACTGGCGCGCCAAGATCGCCATCACCAACTTCAACTACCGCATGAACTACACCCAGTGGACGCTCGTCGCCCAGCACCCCAACCTCGACAACATCACCGAGGTCTTCAGCTTCGACTACAAGCCCGTCGTCGCCTACGGCTCCATCAGTAATTCTTTCTTACTGCTCACATCGCCAACATGTACTGCTTATTTCGATCTGGATGTGAAGTTGATGTGAATTCGTTGTTTTtgcgtgagcagatgacacggCGATGTTCTACGGGCTCAAGTACTTCAACGACCGGCTGATGGAGGCGGGGCCGCACGGGAACGTGCAATCGGAGGTGCTGATGCGCAAGGACGCCAGCACATTCACCTTCAAGCAGGGGTGGGCGTTTCCGCGCAAGGTGTACTTCAATGGCGACGAGTGCCAGATGCCGCCACCGGACGCCTACCCATACCTGCCCAACTCCGCCCCGGCAGCAGCATCGGCGTCGCTGGGCTCCGCGATGGTGGCCGTCGTCGCGTTCTTGGTGCTGCTCATCATGGCATGAGCATGAGAACAGAACGCAGGAGGATCGGTCTAGTGCTAGGACttgcagaagaagaaaaaatgtttttttcccCTTGTAGATAGAGTGTTTT
This region includes:
- the LOC133892532 gene encoding mitochondrial import inner membrane translocase subunit TIM17-2-like, whose product is MGTPETSREPCPDRILDDVGGAFGMGAVGGSVYHFLKGTYNSPNGMRLSGGAQAVRMNAPRVGGSFAVWGGLFSTFDCAMVYARQKEDPWNSIIAGAATGGFLSMRQGAGAAGRSALMGGILLALIEGAGLMLNRVLANPQNLLPLPADDPTLAAAMAGGAGGYPGMPQVPVVAPPEAASSTGAGGWFGGLFGKKEEEMKPTAGGGKSDILESFDTPSAPIPSFEYK
- the LOC133893021 gene encoding mitochondrial import inner membrane translocase subunit TIM17-2-like, with amino-acid sequence MGSLTEREPCPDCILGDVGMAFAIGAVRGSAFHFIKGLCNSPNGTPFAGGMEAMHMNVPRVGGSLAVWAGLFCACDCALVYMRQKEDPWNCILSGAATGGILSVC
- the LOC133892531 gene encoding COBRA-like protein 6, which translates into the protein MELRCSVLVLALAATLSVAAAYDPLDPNGNITIKWDIMSWTPDGYVAVVTINNFQMYRHIMAPGWTVGWTWTKREVIWSMVGAQATEQGDCSRFKGNIPHCCKRTPAVVDLLPGVPYNQQIANCCRGGVIGAYGQDPAAAVAAFQVSVGQAGNTNRTVKVPKNFTLLGPGPGYTCGPAKIVPSTVFLTPDRRRKTQALMTWNVTCTYSQHLASKYPSCCVSFSSFYNDTIVPCAKCACGCDHKSCVQGDSKRLSVTGKHEHAHAMAAARGHRDREAPLLQCTTHMCPVRVHWHIKLNYKEYWRAKIAITNFNYRMNYTQWTLVAQHPNLDNITEVFSFDYKPVVAYGSINDTAMFYGLKYFNDRLMEAGPHGNVQSEVLMRKDASTFTFKQGWAFPRKVYFNGDECQMPPPDAYPYLPNSAPAAASASLGSAMVAVVAFLVLLIMA